The following is a genomic window from Rutidosis leptorrhynchoides isolate AG116_Rl617_1_P2 chromosome 8, CSIRO_AGI_Rlap_v1, whole genome shotgun sequence.
atggaTTATAAATAACAtacaaaaataaaattataaattaaagTGGGCTACCGATGTATAATCTCTTGGTAATGGTTATGCCAATGTATAAAAATTTCTCGAAGCTCTATTAAAAGATCAGAGGTAGTTAATATGAAATTTAAACCACAAAAAAGAGTTCCATTAAAAGCTTAAGAAATCTTCAAACAAAAAGAAATTACAGGTATACGTCTAAAGATACATCAATCTTTGCAATTTACAAGTACTTGGAtacaatttaagacttatgatgtcTTCCGCTGTGACACCTTCCCGTTGACATGTCTCATTGAGTGCAGGAATTTCCACTTTTTCTACCTCCGTAGCCGCAATATTATAAGCAGAGTTCGCAAGATCTAAGGGGCAAACTAGCTTGGCAATGCCTTCGGGCAAAGGGTCGGGAAGGTCAACAACTTCTTTTAAACGATCAAGAAGTTCACAGCGTGTGAGAATTTTTGTTGCGTTGAGGAAATTTCGAAATTTCACAGGCTGAATCCACAACTTTTTAATTAAGATCAGGCAGGTGTTTTACGAGCATCAAAAGCTGATTATCAAGAAGCTTTTTCTTATCAACAAGCTGCGCATTCTGGGCAGAAATTTCTGCTACTTGTTCTTCGAGTCTTTTAACTGCCACATTGGCTGCTTGAAGTTTTTTAGTCAATTGGATGTTATCTTGATCAAGCCTGGTGGACTTCATGCGTTCAGCCTCAACAGTTTTCTCCAAAGAACGACGGTGATCAATCTCATGTAAAATTGAGCAAACCAAATTGTAACTATCCTGGACTAGCACATTTTGCGTAGCAGGATTTTTAAGTTTACGGTATTCCTCACGTACATCATTGGGGATTGCGGCGCGCAACTTTTCTAATTTTGATCGAGGGCAGCGGCACTGCTAACTTCCATATGCTTGCTAAAATGATCAATGCGCATAGACTTGATATGATTAACAGGGGACCCAAACAAGCTTTCAAGATAACGACCTTCAAATGGATCATCGTTGAAAAGAATCTCTTGGCTAAGGTTGTATTGGCTTCCTACTTCCTCTGTTAAATCTACAAAATTTTCTGCAAAAAGTAAATAGAAAATTAGGAAAGAAAAGTTGCGAAATACAAATATAAGTCAAAAATAAAATAATTGCGCTTATGCTTCTCTGGTTGCGAAGGATTATCTTCAGGTTCGTCGGATTGTTCCGATGGTTCAGAATCTTCTTCGTTGTAGTTCAAGTGACGCGCTTGACGCATGCGTTTAGGTTCGGGAGCAACTGCTGGACTTGCAGTTACTTTGTGTTTccctttttcaatagcttcaggaATAACATTTTGTTTGATAATTGATTCTTCAATCTCAGAATATACGCTGGATTCTCCAATAGAACGGCGAACATCTTTAATTCCGCTGATATCTTCTAATTTTACAACATCTGAGAGAGGCACTTTTGAAAAAGTTTGAAATACACGATTAACAGTAATGAAGTAAATAAAGAAATTATGGAAAAGTGATCGTCAAAAGAATATGTGTACCATGGTTATCAGCATCTAATAAAACTTCGGAATAATTGATCCATGGCCAGTATGTTGAGATTTTCCCTAGATAGAGCGGAATGTTGCCATATGGACGCACATATAGGTACGCCTTCTGGAAAGTTGCTAGTAAGTTTTTACCGGCATCATCAAGTACAGGTCGCTCATTCGCCTGTTCATTAAGTTCAGTGGTCCAAGAAAGCGTTGATTTAAAATCGCGCACAGCGGATATCAATAAAGAAGAAAGATTTTTCCAAGAGCCAATAGAGGCCTTGGGAGTTTTAATCACGCCTAAACGTGATTTAAAAGTAAACCACCCTTGGTCACTCGGAACAATAGTGTTCAAAGAGCGAAAGACATGTATTAATGGTATTGCACTGTTTGCATTACAAAAAAGCTCAAAAATGATAACCTTTGCGACTGCGTAAGGATGTAGCTGTCCGATTCCAATCTTATACGCATCGCAGACGCCAAGAAAGAAATCAGTTAATGGACATCGAAGATTTTCTTGGGAAATAGAACCCTCGTACACTGCAACTTTTATAGGTGGAGGATTGTTGGCCCGCTCTTCATGAGCATGAGCTTATGGTGCGAAGTCTTGGAGCGCTGGATACAATATAATAAATTGTGCAATTTTTTCATCCGTAATAAACGATGAGTAGAAATCTACTCCGGTAGCAACGGAAGAAGATGGAGTTGCAGGGTTTGACATGTTATTGTCGAATTACGCAATAAAATGTGAAGATAGCAACGATTTTTTGCAAGAGTAGAAAGAAAGCGTAAAGTGATTATTCGAGAAGCAATGTTATTTATAGCCTAAATGGACTCGTAAAAAGTTAATATTGTAATGATTAAAAGGTTACGGCTACAAAGCGCGTGGAAATATTAATGGTTGCAAAAAAGACATTAAAACTGCGTTGATGGGACGTACCCAGTCAGTCAGACGTATGCACTTCTTAATAACGTTTTTATGCGGACCATTAGCAAGACATTTTTAAAAcagatttttaagagtttattatgttatattttatgcAAAATATAATACAATAAACTAGGGGGACATGATCATATACGTAGATACGCATATGTATATTTGGAGCACTGGAAGGAAATAAAGGTAAAGGAGTGCGGATCATTTTTAAGCGCAAGAAGATAAGTGAAATGTGCAAAGAATAAATAATAGTGGGGCACTGCGTAATGAAAGATAGCGGAGCATATTCCGTAATGATGTTGAGGATAATAAGTCCCCGCATAAATTCCAGTTCGCATACTCAGGGAAAATCTATAAATAGAAGGCACTAGCCCTCATTTAAAGGTTGTTGATTACCGGACTATTCTTTCAAGTATTATAGACATCTCGTGAACATGCCCGAGACTGTGATACTTTGAATATTCGAATAAGGTAATGAATTCAATACTGGGATAAGGTGATTGATTGTCCGATGTTGGCAAAAGACGGTCATAAAGTCCCTCAAACATCAAACAACCCTAAATCCTCACCTTATTGCATTCGACCTTGATTTAATTTGTTAGGAAAAACAGATTTAGGCTGAATCATTAGTCTCAAGCTTTTAGATGGTTAAACGAATTGTTATTTTTAAGAGAATCTAAACATCACTGTGGTGGAACCATCTTATCATCAAAGTTAGGATCTTCGGTATTGATAAAATAGAATATTAAAAAAATGCACGAGTAACATTACGTGGATCCATGTGATTAGTACAGCAGctatacgaaagatattatctgtGGAAGGTGTTGGAACAACTAGAGCCTATAATGTATTTCAATGTGACAAAATAGTTTCTTTATGCATCCTACTTATCCATGTGCATTATAAGATTTGAAACTGTCTGATTGATACACCTAGATTTGGACAACGGCCATCATTGTCTCTATATGATAGAATGATAGAAATTgaattttaattgtttaattaataataataataataataataataataataataataattaacaatcagAAATAGAAATCGAATATAAATTTAATAAgtgtttatttaatttaaaatctTTACTATTAGAATTTAGTAACAAAAATACTTAAAGCTGTCATTATTAACGTGTATAAAATAATTGTACAGTCTAAAAAAGTGTCATTTTCAAATCATTAACTCAGTAATAACCGCCCAATACATAATTTTAAAGCAGACTAACAATAGCTCCAAGAGCTATCGTTAATATATATTActtcatttattttattttgtagatTAGCGAGAAAACCTCCTATGAACGAGTACATTAACTCCTCTATTGTGGGTAAatttcgggtaatcaagccccctgaACGTGAGACCTGGTCACGGATGAATTGCGCACAAGGCGCACCCTCTGGTCACACTatctttttgaaggaaatggctttgCCAAGATTCAAACTCGGGTGATGTGCTTCATCGGGCAACTCAGTGACCACTCATGCAAACCTGCATGGTTATATTACTTTATTtgtattttataatatttatttttaaggtAAATAAACACTAACTACTACGTAATATTTTATATTTCTAAATTTACTTTTGATAAATTCATAAATAAATTATAACATAAACTTTGTGAAATAATTAAGAGTATTTTAGGTATTTTAAGTGGATCTACTAATTTGATGAATGAATATATAATTTTTTCTTAGTTAATCAGCTTGGGTGCTTTCATTTAACTtgcactatatatacatatacaggtTCTTTTGTGGTGAATATGATACCCGATAAATTGGCTTTAGTGTCTCAATCGACCAACAACGCACATGTTAATTGTGCAATTACCATTGTCACCGATGGCACTACCACCAAGACAACGAACATTGTGGGAACACCAACCAAAAGTAGTTGTTCTGGGAAGAGATTAAGTAGGTTCAAGCGCTCATCCGTTCTTAAACCTAGACAAATCCTTTTCTTCTTTGCTACCATGTAAGTACAATTTAACtgaatcatttattattattattattattattattattattattattattattattattattattattattattattattattattattattattattattattgagtaaaatattttataattaaattaatttttaaaCAATTTAATACTTTTGGCAGGTCGAGCATGGGAACCATCCTATTGATATGCCTAACCCTCTATGTGGCCAACTACAATGTAGATGTAAACTGCTAAGAACTTAAATTATTAATCCATGTAATAAAAAGGCCTAAATATTTATTGGTTACATCGGTCTTGTTGGAAGAGAGCTCGGTCTTGTTGGAAGAGAGCGGATTTGTACATAGCAAAAATTAGTGGTATGCTGCTAATTATGCTTTAAAATGTTGTACGTTATATACTAAGGTAATGCATGGTGATGTATATTTTATTTTGATGATGTGCACAAATTAACATCTTTGATGAAAGCCTCTTCTTCGGAACTCTACAAAAATAATGTTAGTGTCGGGCAGAACAAGCATGGTACAACGGGGGTAAGCTGCCTCTAAACTTTTTATTAGTACTTACCTGTTAAAATTTTATCGTCCTAAACTTTTAGGTTGTTTATTAAACTCTTTTAAAGTAGATCCAGGTCAAAAAAATCTTAATCCGACACCTTTCGAAGCCGTTAATAGAAGAGAGTGTACATACATCGTAAGACCCATAAATCCATATCATTTGGCCCAGGAAGTCAGGGGTTACTCAAGGGGTGTTAGTGTAGTGGTGAAGACCCGACTTTTCATAAGGAGGTAATGGGTTCGATCCTCATGAACTGCAAAATATTTACCCGTCCATTTTACGGACCTCGGAGGTTAGGGGAGTCTTGCGTTCGAGACTCACCCAAGAGAGTTTTACCACACGATGCCCGTATGAATCCGTCGTGGGGGTTTTCTCTTGAGGGAGGTAGGATTGTAACGTTTGTATCGAGAAAATGATCGGGTGTGTGAGTTCAAACATCGTGTTCGGATCTCATCAGTAACTCCTAACCACTGTTAAAAAACAATCAGTTTATATAAAAAGTTAGAAACTTGCTACTGTGTATATAGTGTAAAAACCGACaatagacaaaaacatcaaaacaaatccTTACAGAAAACTTTTGAAAATATGACTCtaaccactttataaataaatgtttgattttttattttttttaatagcgAAATTAAAGTCACTGGCGGATGATT
Proteins encoded in this region:
- the LOC139863036 gene encoding uncharacterized protein, whose protein sequence is MKDDSFTVDMEPFSSVTKKDIFISEFNRNVSRKGSQIVSEAKMNLNRLLKDGDGEVIASPKGSFVVNMIPDKLALVSQSTNNAHVNCAITIVTDGTTTKTTNIVGTPTKSSCSGKRLSRFKRSSVLKPRQILFFFATMSSMGTILLICLTLYVANYNVDVNC